Proteins encoded by one window of Candidatus Hydrogenedentota bacterium:
- a CDS encoding undecaprenyl/decaprenyl-phosphate alpha-N-acetylglucosaminyl 1-phosphate transferase, which produces MLDRLHYWPRTYILAGCVSFIVAALLMPIAIYVLRRYGIIDHVSENKIHEHPVPRAGGIVIFLAFAIGVLLPNYRDNPMKGVMLGSAVCLLVGAIDDWRGGVPAVLKFLTLVGVTYIMSRYGVLLSTFGMYWLDLALTILWIVGVTSAFNGLDNMDGLAGGVSAIVSTMYLIIALQVFFVVGTETSLSWFGLLASGLIGANLGFLIYNFKPARIFMGDAGSFFLGFTLAALGVMGEWSENRIVSVSIPVLILGVPIFDFAYILVARIIRGETKSIRQIIEHCAPDHLSHRLVWIGFSQRKAVMFIYLISIAMGISGVLLRNSTSYVDTVLAFAQGLAIVVIVIVLMSTAARTHKAAIDEEVNRLDTGEK; this is translated from the coding sequence ATGCTCGATCGACTTCACTACTGGCCGCGGACGTACATCCTCGCCGGATGCGTGTCGTTCATCGTTGCGGCGCTGCTAATGCCAATCGCCATTTACGTCCTCCGCCGATACGGCATTATCGATCACGTTTCCGAGAACAAAATTCACGAGCATCCTGTGCCGCGCGCGGGCGGAATCGTCATCTTCCTCGCGTTTGCGATTGGCGTGCTGCTGCCGAACTACCGCGACAATCCGATGAAAGGCGTGATGCTCGGGTCGGCGGTGTGCCTGCTGGTCGGCGCGATCGACGACTGGCGCGGCGGCGTGCCGGCCGTGCTGAAGTTTCTCACGCTTGTCGGTGTCACCTACATTATGTCGCGGTACGGCGTACTGCTCAGCACGTTCGGGATGTATTGGCTCGATCTCGCCCTCACGATTCTCTGGATCGTCGGCGTCACCAGCGCTTTCAACGGACTCGACAACATGGACGGCCTCGCCGGCGGCGTCTCGGCCATCGTCTCCACCATGTATCTGATCATCGCGCTGCAGGTCTTCTTCGTCGTGGGCACGGAGACCAGCCTGTCGTGGTTCGGGCTGCTTGCGTCGGGGCTGATCGGCGCAAACCTCGGCTTTCTCATCTACAACTTCAAGCCCGCGCGCATCTTCATGGGCGACGCGGGCAGTTTCTTTCTCGGATTTACGCTTGCCGCGCTTGGCGTCATGGGCGAATGGAGCGAAAACCGCATCGTTTCCGTTTCGATCCCCGTCTTGATTCTTGGTGTGCCGATCTTCGATTTCGCGTACATTCTCGTCGCGCGCATTATTCGCGGTGAGACCAAATCGATTCGGCAAATCATCGAGCATTGTGCGCCGGACCACTTATCGCACCGGCTGGTCTGGATTGGGTTCTCCCAGCGGAAGGCCGTAATGTTCATCTACCTGATTTCCATCGCGATGGGAATCAGCGGCGTCTTGCTCCGCAACAGCACCAGCTACGTCGATACGGTCCTTGCGTTCGCCCAGGGCCTCGCGATCGTCGTAATCGTCATCGTGCTGATGTCTACCGCCGCGCGTACGCACAAGGCCGCGATTGACGAGGAAGTAAACAGATTGGATACGGGGGAGAAATAG
- a CDS encoding DegT/DnrJ/EryC1/StrS family aminotransferase yields the protein MNYRVRHSAPFVGEEEIAAVTRVLRSGRLAQGAEVESFEQECAAFVGRRYAVAVSSGTAALHLAVEILCPGGRVALPSYGCASLINAVRLAHAEPVLCDIGPDFNIDAKTIPAQRNAVIVPHLFGARAELPGGQCVIEDIAQSIGGPTGRDGVVTIVSFYATKLITTGEGGMLLTDDESIARAVRDLRDYDNRDEFRIRFNYKLTELQAALGREQLKRLPAFIARRREIALAYNDAFRPLPLVLPSGSNHIHFRYVVKTPARDALEAHLNVHGIEAKRPVYKPAHHYVSAHCPASERAHAEALSIPVHLGMTDDDVRFVIEAVTAHFR from the coding sequence GTGAACTATCGGGTCCGTCATAGCGCACCGTTCGTGGGCGAGGAAGAAATCGCGGCGGTCACGCGCGTGCTGCGCTCGGGACGGCTTGCTCAAGGGGCGGAAGTTGAATCGTTCGAGCAGGAATGCGCGGCGTTCGTCGGCAGGAGATATGCCGTCGCCGTCAGTAGCGGGACCGCGGCGCTGCATCTTGCCGTCGAAATACTGTGCCCGGGCGGACGCGTTGCGCTGCCGTCCTACGGCTGCGCATCGCTGATAAACGCCGTGCGCCTGGCGCACGCAGAGCCGGTATTGTGCGACATCGGACCCGACTTCAACATCGACGCAAAGACAATACCTGCGCAACGCAACGCAGTCATCGTCCCGCACCTGTTCGGCGCGCGCGCGGAGCTGCCCGGCGGTCAATGCGTAATTGAGGACATCGCCCAATCCATCGGCGGTCCCACGGGACGCGACGGCGTTGTTACCATCGTGTCGTTCTATGCCACGAAACTGATAACCACCGGCGAAGGCGGGATGCTGCTCACGGACGACGAGTCGATCGCGCGCGCGGTCCGCGATCTGCGCGACTACGATAATCGCGACGAGTTCCGCATACGCTTCAACTACAAACTCACGGAACTGCAGGCCGCCCTTGGCCGCGAGCAACTCAAGCGGTTGCCGGCGTTCATCGCGCGGCGAAGGGAGATTGCATTGGCGTACAACGATGCGTTCCGCCCATTGCCGCTCGTATTGCCCTCCGGAAGCAACCACATCCATTTTCGGTACGTCGTCAAAACGCCCGCGCGCGACGCGCTCGAAGCGCACCTGAACGTACACGGTATCGAAGCCAAGCGCCCCGTCTACAAGCCCGCGCACCACTACGTTTCGGCACATTGCCCCGCTTCCGAACGCGCCCACGCGGAAGCATTGTCGATTCCCGTGCATCTCGGGATGACGGACGACGACGTGCGGTTTGTCATCGAGGCCGTCACGGCGCACTTTCGCTAG
- the pheA gene encoding prephenate dehydratase translates to MTLEELRERIDALDAKILECLNARAKCAIEIAEIKRSNNQQYYVPEREKSIYDSVREKNPGPLPDPAIKAIYREIISAVRALEKPVDVAFLGPRDTFSHIAALKVFGSHGAYHPVATVDDVFTEVERKRVDYGLVPVETSMGGGLSDTLDRFISSDLTIVNEVMLHIQQNLLSNGPLDAITKVYSKAQPFAQCRGWLKANLPNAELVETPSTAEAARIAASEPGAAAIASELAAETYNIGIVVKGIEDSPNNFTRFFVVGRHLARPTGKDKTAILCAIMDHPGALYELLTPLAKAGVNLTRIESRPSRKRAWEYVFFIDMLGHCEDPALKGALDEVAKQCKELRVLGSFPLGELEG, encoded by the coding sequence GTGACGCTTGAAGAATTGCGGGAGCGGATCGACGCGCTCGACGCAAAAATACTCGAATGCCTGAACGCGCGCGCGAAGTGCGCGATCGAGATCGCCGAAATCAAACGATCGAACAACCAGCAGTACTACGTCCCCGAGCGCGAAAAGTCTATCTACGACTCCGTCCGCGAGAAGAACCCGGGGCCGCTGCCCGATCCCGCTATCAAGGCAATCTACCGCGAAATCATCAGCGCCGTGCGCGCGCTGGAAAAGCCCGTCGACGTCGCGTTCCTCGGCCCGCGCGACACGTTCAGCCACATCGCGGCGCTGAAGGTCTTCGGCTCGCACGGCGCGTATCATCCTGTCGCAACCGTCGACGACGTGTTCACGGAAGTCGAGCGCAAACGCGTCGACTACGGGCTCGTGCCCGTCGAAACCTCCATGGGCGGTGGGTTGAGCGACACGCTCGATCGTTTCATCTCGTCCGACCTCACCATCGTTAACGAAGTCATGCTGCACATTCAGCAAAACCTGTTGTCCAACGGGCCGCTCGACGCTATCACGAAGGTGTACTCGAAGGCCCAGCCCTTTGCGCAATGCCGCGGCTGGTTGAAAGCGAACCTGCCGAACGCCGAACTTGTCGAAACTCCCAGTACCGCCGAAGCCGCGCGCATCGCCGCGTCTGAACCGGGCGCGGCCGCAATCGCCAGCGAACTCGCCGCCGAAACGTACAACATCGGCATCGTCGTGAAGGGCATCGAAGACAGCCCGAATAACTTCACACGCTTCTTTGTCGTCGGGCGGCACCTGGCGCGTCCAACGGGAAAGGACAAGACCGCGATTCTCTGCGCGATCATGGACCATCCCGGCGCGCTGTACGAATTGCTCACGCCGCTGGCAAAAGCCGGCGTCAACTTGACGCGCATCGAGTCGCGTCCCTCGCGCAAACGCGCGTGGGAATACGTGTTCTTCATCGACATGTTGGGACACTGCGAGGACCCTGCGTTGAAGGGCGCGCTCGACGAGGTCGCGAAACAGTGCAAGGAATTGAGGGTGCTTGGTTCGTTCCCCCTGGGCGAACTGGAAGGGTAG
- a CDS encoding UvrD-helicase domain-containing protein, with amino-acid sequence MIALNTAQQDAVLRGDGPALVLAGAGSGKTRVIVERIAHLVAEKGVDARSILALTFTNKAAEEMRNRVASRLGVEKVGAWLGTFHSFGLYILRREIDRLNRSKQFTIFDDADQLSLMKKLIRDLGTQAASISPRDALSWISRHKQDIATPDLAAAANPGENALRLLWTRYHDALRCASAVDFDDLLVLTAQLFDQHTDVRHKYAERYRYVLIDEYQDTNRAQYLLARHLSSVHGNIFVVGDEDQSIYSWRGASIRNILDFEKDFQDSRTFRLEQNYRSTAPILKAANAVVRNNMSRLGKTLWTANEGGDPVRFYEAADAEAEAQFVANDVVEKKLSPAQVAVLFRTNGQVRLVEEAMRRKGLAYIVVGGVKFYGRKEIKDVLSYLRLLVNPADDVSLRRVLNVPARGIGATTQELVEQYAASRGQSLIEVLRETELDQSITPRARQSIAEFVHLIDDLTIEAKSASTSVLLDLLLLRTKYREYLQQADEKDYRTRLEMVDEFRAACAQFDAKGGGGLLAFLQELSLVSDVDSWDASLPAVTLMTCHSAKGLEFDHVYLVGLEEGLLPHASALESEEDIEEERRLCYVAMTRARVSLTLCAAKSRVVFGDGFGGRETSRFVAEIPRDQLTFIGGEQPRQNSGSMPASAAPAAPGGLKLGTRVWHAQFGKGTVMYTSGSGARLRARIRFESGRSRDFMVAAAPLKVLDGDKKK; translated from the coding sequence ATGATCGCCCTCAATACAGCCCAACAAGATGCCGTCCTACGCGGCGATGGCCCAGCCCTCGTCCTGGCCGGCGCCGGGTCCGGGAAGACCCGTGTCATCGTCGAACGCATTGCGCATCTCGTCGCCGAAAAGGGGGTCGATGCGCGGAGCATTCTCGCGCTGACCTTCACGAACAAGGCCGCCGAAGAGATGCGCAACCGCGTCGCCTCCCGGCTCGGCGTGGAGAAGGTCGGCGCCTGGCTGGGGACCTTCCACAGTTTCGGGCTCTACATACTCCGCCGCGAGATCGACCGCCTGAATCGCTCGAAGCAGTTCACTATCTTCGACGACGCTGACCAACTGTCGCTTATGAAGAAGCTCATCCGCGATCTCGGCACACAGGCCGCGTCCATCTCGCCGCGCGACGCGCTTTCGTGGATCAGCCGGCACAAGCAGGACATCGCGACGCCCGATCTCGCCGCCGCCGCCAACCCCGGCGAAAACGCGCTACGTCTGCTTTGGACCCGCTACCACGACGCCCTCAGGTGCGCCAGTGCCGTCGACTTTGACGACCTGCTGGTCCTCACCGCGCAATTGTTCGATCAACACACGGACGTGCGGCACAAATACGCGGAACGCTACCGGTACGTGCTCATCGACGAGTACCAGGACACCAACCGCGCCCAGTATCTTCTTGCGCGCCACCTGTCGAGCGTTCACGGCAACATCTTCGTCGTCGGTGACGAAGACCAAAGCATCTATTCCTGGCGCGGGGCGAGCATCCGCAACATCCTCGATTTCGAAAAGGACTTTCAAGACTCCCGCACATTCCGCCTTGAACAGAATTACCGCAGCACCGCGCCCATACTCAAGGCCGCGAACGCCGTCGTGCGGAACAACATGTCCCGGCTCGGCAAGACGCTCTGGACCGCGAACGAAGGTGGAGACCCCGTCCGGTTTTACGAGGCCGCCGACGCCGAAGCCGAGGCGCAGTTTGTCGCCAACGACGTGGTCGAGAAGAAACTGTCGCCCGCGCAGGTAGCGGTGCTGTTCCGTACGAACGGCCAAGTCCGGCTTGTGGAAGAGGCGATGCGCCGCAAAGGCCTCGCGTACATCGTCGTGGGCGGCGTGAAGTTCTATGGCCGCAAGGAAATCAAAGACGTTCTCTCGTATCTTCGCCTGCTTGTCAATCCCGCGGACGACGTCTCGTTGCGCCGCGTGTTGAACGTTCCCGCGCGCGGCATCGGCGCTACCACACAGGAACTTGTCGAACAGTACGCCGCGTCCCGCGGGCAATCGCTGATCGAGGTGCTGCGCGAGACCGAACTCGACCAGTCCATTACGCCGCGCGCCCGCCAGTCTATCGCCGAGTTCGTTCACCTCATCGACGACCTGACGATCGAAGCCAAGTCCGCGTCAACGTCTGTCCTTCTCGATTTGCTCCTGTTGCGAACCAAGTACCGCGAATACCTGCAACAGGCCGATGAAAAGGACTACCGGACGCGCCTCGAAATGGTGGACGAATTCCGCGCCGCCTGCGCGCAATTCGACGCGAAAGGCGGCGGCGGGTTGCTCGCCTTCCTGCAGGAATTGTCGCTTGTGTCCGATGTCGATTCGTGGGACGCAAGCCTTCCCGCGGTCACGCTTATGACTTGCCACAGCGCGAAGGGCCTTGAGTTCGATCACGTCTACTTGGTAGGGTTGGAAGAGGGTCTGCTTCCGCACGCCAGTGCGCTCGAATCCGAAGAAGACATCGAGGAAGAGCGCCGGCTCTGCTACGTTGCAATGACCCGGGCGCGTGTCAGCCTGACCCTGTGCGCGGCAAAGTCCCGCGTCGTATTTGGGGACGGGTTCGGCGGGCGGGAAACCTCGCGGTTTGTCGCGGAAATTCCCCGCGATCAGCTTACGTTCATCGGTGGCGAGCAGCCACGGCAGAATTCCGGATCGATGCCTGCGTCCGCTGCGCCCGCGGCGCCGGGCGGGCTCAAGCTCGGCACGCGGGTCTGGCACGCCCAGTTTGGCAAGGGCACGGTCATGTATACTTCCGGCTCCGGCGCGAGACTGCGCGCGCGGATTCGGTTCGAGAGCGGGCGTTCGCGCGATTTCATGGTGGCCGCCGCCCCGCTCAAGGTGCTCGACGGAGACAAGAAAAAGTGA
- a CDS encoding WbqC family protein translates to MVCGIHQLHYLPWLRYFDKIARSNVFVVLDNIQYNKNGWQNRNKIKAANGALLLTVPVHAPLGCTLDNVTVDNTQPWRKKHWSAIEQNYRRAPYFADHAPFLNSTYKREWLSLNELNRHMLEYFIHVLGIQTRVVYASGVDAPGIATDRLINLIRAVGADSYYSGAYAIGQYLDTARLESEKIALKLQDWRAPVYPQFHAPFVPDLSIVDLLMHCGPNSLDVILGKAGV, encoded by the coding sequence ATGGTGTGCGGAATTCACCAACTGCATTATCTGCCGTGGCTGCGGTATTTCGACAAGATTGCGCGCTCCAACGTGTTCGTCGTGCTCGACAACATTCAGTACAACAAGAACGGCTGGCAAAACCGAAACAAGATCAAGGCCGCGAACGGCGCTCTGCTACTGACGGTCCCCGTCCACGCGCCGCTCGGTTGCACGCTGGACAATGTAACCGTTGACAACACGCAGCCGTGGCGGAAAAAGCACTGGTCCGCCATCGAACAGAATTACCGGCGCGCGCCCTATTTCGCCGATCACGCGCCGTTTCTGAATTCCACCTACAAACGCGAATGGTTATCCCTCAACGAACTGAATCGACACATGCTCGAATACTTCATTCACGTGCTTGGTATTCAAACGCGCGTCGTCTACGCAAGCGGAGTCGACGCGCCCGGAATCGCGACCGATCGGTTGATAAACCTCATTCGGGCCGTCGGCGCCGACTCGTACTACAGCGGCGCATACGCCATCGGCCAATACCTCGATACCGCGCGGCTCGAGTCCGAAAAAATTGCGCTCAAACTGCAAGACTGGCGGGCGCCGGTCTATCCGCAATTCCATGCTCCGTTCGTACCCGACTTGTCCATCGTCGATCTGCTCATGCATTGTGGCCCGAATTCTCTGGATGTCATCCTCGGAAAGGCCGGCGTGTGA
- a CDS encoding DUF1501 domain-containing protein: MCNHNQYVGQHGPTIARRWFLQQCGVGLGAAALGQLLGGAASAAQTIQAPHFPARAKHVIYLFMAGAPSHLELLDYKPELAKFDGTLPPAELLKNYRAAFIDPNSRLLGPRFNFAQHGQSGAWVSELLPHLAGIVDDITIVKSMTTDAFNHAPGQVLMSTGSQQFGRPSMGSWVSYGLGSENKDLPAFIVFSSGSKGPSGGSAVWSSGFLPTVHDGVLFRTTGDPVLYLSNPPGIDDAAQRDTLDVVSELNRKQLETIGDPEIATRINSFELAFRMQASAPDLMDISNEPAHILEMYGAKPDEPSFAKNCVLARRLIERGVRFVQLFHEAWDQHGNLRNDLKKNCKDTDQACAALVKDLKARGLLDETIVIWGGEFGRTPMVQGDGDDGRDHHPNAFSMWFAGGGFKPGTVYGESDDMGFNVAKDRMHVRDLHATLLHQLGFDHEKFTYRFQGLDARLTGVEPARIAREIIA, translated from the coding sequence ATGTGCAACCACAATCAATACGTGGGACAACACGGCCCGACGATCGCGCGGCGTTGGTTCCTGCAACAGTGTGGCGTGGGCCTCGGCGCGGCGGCGTTGGGACAACTGCTCGGCGGCGCTGCTTCCGCGGCGCAGACGATTCAGGCGCCGCATTTCCCGGCCCGTGCGAAGCACGTCATCTACCTGTTCATGGCGGGCGCGCCGAGCCACCTCGAACTGCTCGACTACAAACCCGAGCTCGCGAAATTTGACGGCACACTGCCGCCCGCGGAATTGTTGAAGAACTACCGCGCCGCGTTCATCGATCCGAATTCGCGGCTGCTGGGACCGCGCTTCAATTTCGCGCAGCACGGTCAGAGCGGCGCATGGGTGTCGGAACTGCTGCCGCACCTTGCCGGCATTGTGGACGACATCACGATCGTGAAGAGCATGACGACGGACGCGTTCAATCACGCGCCCGGCCAAGTGCTGATGAGCACGGGATCGCAGCAGTTCGGGCGGCCCAGCATGGGTTCGTGGGTGAGTTACGGGCTCGGCAGCGAAAACAAAGACTTGCCGGCGTTCATCGTGTTCAGCTCGGGATCGAAGGGCCCCAGCGGCGGATCGGCCGTGTGGAGCAGCGGCTTCCTGCCGACGGTCCACGACGGGGTGCTGTTCCGCACGACAGGCGATCCGGTGCTGTATTTATCGAATCCGCCGGGCATCGACGACGCGGCGCAGCGCGACACGCTCGATGTCGTGAGCGAATTGAACAGGAAACAACTCGAAACGATCGGCGATCCCGAGATTGCGACGCGCATTAATTCGTTCGAACTTGCGTTTCGCATGCAGGCGAGCGCGCCGGACCTGATGGACATCTCGAACGAACCGGCGCACATCCTCGAAATGTATGGCGCGAAACCGGACGAACCGTCGTTCGCGAAGAACTGTGTGCTTGCACGGCGGCTGATCGAGCGCGGGGTGCGCTTCGTGCAACTCTTCCACGAGGCATGGGACCAGCACGGTAATCTGCGCAACGACCTCAAGAAGAACTGCAAGGACACGGACCAGGCGTGCGCGGCGCTGGTGAAAGACTTGAAGGCGCGCGGGTTACTCGATGAGACGATCGTGATCTGGGGCGGCGAATTCGGCCGCACGCCGATGGTGCAGGGCGACGGCGACGACGGGCGCGACCACCATCCGAACGCGTTTTCGATGTGGTTCGCCGGCGGCGGATTCAAACCCGGAACGGTCTACGGGGAGAGCGACGACATGGGATTCAACGTTGCGAAAGACAGGATGCACGTGCGCGACCTGCACGCAACGTTGCTGCACCAACTCGGGTTCGATCACGAAAAGTTTACGTACCGGTTCCAAGGGCTCGATGCGCGGCTGACCGGCGTCGAGCCCGCGCGCATCGCGCGCGAGATTATCGCCTAG
- a CDS encoding peptidylprolyl isomerase — protein MNRLAVVLVVAIGLGAVAGVYWFRANRLTAADIAEIAEAQKRVEAIDSDTAAQSDELDTPSTESTPTEAPPVRPAAESNEQQAAPAEPAAAAKDADLPPVITVIPNESMPANTPEKFTVLFKTTKGPFAVEVTREWAPNGADRLYELVMKKFFTDMRVFRVVDGFVVQFGIPGDPNESVKWMDSNIPDDPVKQKNAEGTFTFAAGGMPNTRSTQVFINLGDNSGQLDHRGFAPVGKVVYGMDAVKSFNSKYGDAITNLQDRIMGMGNVFLDQQFPGLDTIKQAVFVETIEDAAAVEARKRAERQAADDPAKTLASETAPDAFKVRFDCSMGTIVVECNRAWAPNGADRFYTLVKNGFYNDAKFFRVVPNFIAQFGLPADPKLHGSWLVSRIPDDPKNISNTEGTVVFAKPANVTNARSTQIFINLKDNSAELDGQSFTPFGRVVEGMDVVKKINSSYGETPEQRRVRREGNEYLNANFPDLDGIKTAVIVEESPKEEPPAADTSPSPSETAPASSDAAPTAAETAPPPAEAAQQPAQETQPATSQEIAQPPADAAPAP, from the coding sequence ATGAATAGGTTGGCCGTAGTATTGGTTGTTGCGATAGGGCTTGGCGCGGTCGCCGGTGTGTATTGGTTTCGGGCCAACCGCCTGACCGCCGCGGACATAGCGGAAATTGCCGAAGCGCAAAAGCGCGTCGAAGCGATCGACAGCGACACGGCGGCGCAGTCTGACGAACTCGATACGCCGTCAACCGAATCGACACCCACCGAGGCCCCTCCAGTCCGTCCCGCGGCCGAAAGCAACGAGCAACAAGCTGCGCCCGCGGAGCCGGCAGCCGCCGCGAAGGACGCGGACCTTCCACCGGTGATTACGGTGATCCCGAATGAGTCCATGCCAGCGAATACGCCCGAGAAGTTCACCGTGCTCTTCAAGACGACCAAGGGACCCTTCGCCGTCGAGGTCACGCGCGAATGGGCGCCAAACGGCGCGGACCGCCTTTACGAACTCGTCATGAAGAAGTTCTTCACCGACATGCGTGTCTTCCGCGTCGTTGACGGGTTCGTCGTGCAGTTCGGCATCCCCGGCGATCCAAACGAATCGGTCAAGTGGATGGACAGCAACATCCCCGACGATCCCGTGAAGCAGAAGAACGCCGAAGGTACGTTCACATTTGCCGCGGGCGGAATGCCGAACACGCGATCGACGCAGGTGTTCATTAACCTCGGCGACAATTCGGGCCAACTCGACCATCGCGGGTTCGCGCCCGTCGGCAAGGTCGTCTATGGAATGGACGCCGTGAAGTCGTTCAACTCCAAATACGGCGACGCGATAACGAATCTCCAGGACCGCATCATGGGAATGGGCAATGTATTCCTTGACCAACAATTCCCCGGACTGGACACGATCAAGCAGGCCGTCTTCGTGGAAACGATCGAGGACGCGGCGGCGGTGGAAGCGCGTAAACGCGCGGAGCGCCAGGCGGCGGATGACCCGGCCAAGACGCTCGCCTCCGAGACCGCTCCGGATGCGTTCAAGGTAAGGTTCGATTGCTCCATGGGCACTATCGTGGTCGAGTGCAACCGCGCATGGGCGCCCAACGGCGCGGACCGCTTCTATACCCTCGTAAAGAATGGATTCTACAACGACGCAAAATTCTTCCGCGTTGTGCCAAACTTCATCGCGCAGTTCGGTTTGCCCGCCGACCCCAAATTGCACGGCTCGTGGCTCGTGAGCCGAATTCCCGACGATCCGAAAAACATCAGCAATACCGAGGGTACAGTCGTGTTCGCGAAACCGGCGAACGTAACCAATGCGCGCTCGACCCAGATCTTCATCAATTTGAAAGATAATTCGGCGGAACTCGATGGGCAGTCCTTTACGCCGTTCGGCAGGGTTGTCGAGGGAATGGACGTCGTCAAGAAGATCAATTCCTCCTACGGCGAAACCCCCGAGCAGAGGCGCGTTCGCAGAGAAGGCAACGAGTATCTGAACGCGAACTTCCCCGACCTTGACGGCATCAAAACTGCCGTCATCGTCGAGGAATCGCCTAAGGAAGAACCGCCGGCGGCGGACACCTCGCCCTCGCCATCCGAGACGGCGCCCGCGTCGTCAGACGCCGCGCCCACCGCTGCGGAAACTGCGCCGCCGCCGGCCGAAGCAGCGCAACAGCCGGCGCAGGAGACACAGCCCGCGACGTCACAGGAAATCGCGCAACCGCCCGCCGACGCCGCGCCCGCGCCCTAG
- a CDS encoding type II secretion system protein yields the protein MKTVRAAGFTLIELLTVIAIISILAGLTAVVLPGVLERAKITDAVADMRAISTSLHGYFTEEGTYPPGYGYQLFSQQSAAPATYNHHPYTFEAGIDVAIDAYNSSGDAYDRFSQNYDTNEDGTLQMLEFIPLGDTGFLNIAPNADPYPGGSLLTAFPSMTGSKRPYVYVPYYKKDVERMHRLGGGAWNGAAWNPAFVGDQTLFPPPQYDAFVLLSVGPLNNTRGIISPPNESAWLTSTGETMPQRAYYVLGMRAAYLATRDAGNDNILDFDYRARLREGQAKAHPDMPDLQNKGIAAPLIWKSE from the coding sequence ATGAAAACGGTGCGCGCTGCGGGGTTTACGCTAATCGAACTGCTGACGGTCATCGCCATCATTTCCATCCTGGCCGGTCTCACGGCGGTGGTGCTGCCCGGGGTGCTGGAACGAGCAAAAATTACCGATGCTGTCGCCGACATGCGAGCGATTTCAACCTCGCTTCACGGGTATTTTACCGAAGAGGGAACCTACCCCCCAGGCTACGGGTACCAGCTTTTTTCGCAGCAAAGCGCGGCCCCGGCGACCTACAATCACCATCCTTACACTTTCGAGGCGGGCATTGACGTGGCCATTGACGCATATAATAGTTCCGGCGACGCCTATGATCGTTTCAGTCAGAACTACGACACGAACGAAGACGGCACGTTGCAGATGCTGGAGTTCATCCCGCTGGGCGACACGGGGTTCCTGAACATTGCGCCGAACGCGGATCCGTACCCCGGGGGCAGCTTGTTGACTGCGTTCCCGTCGATGACGGGGAGCAAGCGCCCGTATGTCTACGTCCCGTACTACAAGAAGGACGTGGAGCGGATGCACCGCCTCGGCGGTGGCGCATGGAATGGCGCGGCCTGGAATCCGGCGTTTGTCGGTGACCAGACCCTGTTCCCGCCGCCGCAATATGACGCGTTTGTTCTCTTGAGCGTCGGGCCGCTGAACAACACGCGAGGCATCATCAGCCCACCGAACGAAAGCGCATGGCTGACGAGCACAGGCGAGACGATGCCGCAGAGGGCGTACTACGTGTTGGGCATGCGCGCGGCGTATCTGGCCACGCGTGACGCCGGCAACGACAACATTCTCGATTTCGACTATCGCGCGCGCCTGCGGGAAGGCCAGGCCAAGGCGCATCCCGATATGCCGGACCTGCAGAACAAAGGCATTGCGGCGCCGCTCATCTGGAAGTCAGAGTAA